Proteins encoded by one window of Streptomyces sp. NBC_01571:
- a CDS encoding glycosyltransferase family 2 protein, with protein MSSPGISVVVCVYTEDRWEDILAAVSSVRAQSLPALETLLVVDHNPTLLERLGSEYKETDAVRVLANAGPRGLSAGRNTGIAAARGGIIAFLDDDAVAERDWLRHFAAGYADPRVMAVGGRTMPIWASGRRPAWFPEEFDWVVGCTYKGLPEGRVRVRNVLGGNASFRRTAFDAAGGFATGIGRDGDKRPLGCEETELCIRLTRARPDAILLIDDRAVIHHRVPRAREHFAYFRTRTYAEGLSKALVARSVGAGKGLESERRYTTRVLPAGVVRGVRDAVLARPGGAGRAGAIVAGVLTAAGGYVLGSLRARRGGAVFSVVEIGDGPGREGAAA; from the coding sequence TTGAGCAGTCCCGGCATCTCCGTGGTGGTCTGCGTCTACACCGAGGACCGCTGGGAGGACATCCTCGCGGCGGTCTCCTCGGTGCGGGCGCAGTCACTGCCCGCCCTGGAGACGCTCCTCGTCGTGGACCACAACCCCACGCTGCTGGAGCGGCTGGGCAGTGAGTACAAGGAGACCGACGCGGTGCGGGTGCTCGCCAACGCGGGCCCGCGCGGTCTGTCCGCGGGGCGCAACACCGGGATCGCCGCCGCGCGCGGCGGGATCATCGCGTTCCTCGACGACGACGCCGTGGCCGAGCGGGACTGGCTGCGGCACTTCGCCGCGGGGTACGCGGACCCGCGGGTCATGGCCGTCGGCGGCCGTACGATGCCGATCTGGGCGTCGGGCCGCCGTCCGGCCTGGTTCCCCGAGGAGTTCGACTGGGTGGTGGGCTGCACGTACAAGGGCCTGCCGGAGGGAAGGGTCCGGGTCCGCAACGTCCTCGGCGGAAACGCTTCTTTCCGCCGTACGGCGTTCGACGCGGCGGGCGGCTTCGCGACCGGCATCGGACGTGACGGCGACAAGCGTCCGCTGGGCTGCGAGGAGACGGAGCTGTGCATCCGGCTCACCCGCGCCAGGCCGGACGCGATCCTGCTGATCGACGACCGCGCGGTGATCCACCACCGGGTACCGCGGGCGCGTGAGCACTTCGCGTACTTCCGCACCCGCACCTACGCGGAGGGCCTGTCCAAGGCCCTGGTGGCGCGCAGCGTCGGCGCCGGGAAGGGGCTGGAGTCCGAGCGCCGGTACACCACCCGCGTGCTGCCCGCCGGAGTCGTGCGCGGCGTGCGCGACGCGGTGCTGGCCCGTCCGGGCGGCGCGGGCCGCGCCGGCGCCATCGTCGCCGGGGTCCTCACCGCGGCCGGCGGATACGTACTCGGCAGTCTCCGGGCCCGCAGGGGCGGGGCGGTGTTCTCGGTGGTGGAGATCGGGGACGGTCCGGGGCGTGAGGGGGCGGCGGCATGA
- a CDS encoding polysaccharide deacetylase family protein, with protein sequence MSDSPVPILMYHSIAAAPNDATRALSVAPEAFAEQMALLGDRGFTPVGTAELAAGWRFGAALPARPVLITFDDGYEGVHRHALPVLAKHGFASTLFVSTGWLRGAYDTGGGLDTMLNWDQVRELAAGQVEIGGHSHTHPQLDQIDDDALRFEVRRCREIVADELGALPGSFAYPYGYSSRRVRRAVRDAGFAQSLAVGNALARRRQGPYALERVTVRRGTGVEEFERLVEGRAIARAFARDRALTKGYAIVRRARQVRRKAIRSRV encoded by the coding sequence GTGAGCGACTCCCCCGTACCCATCCTCATGTACCACTCGATCGCCGCCGCACCCAACGACGCGACGCGCGCCCTGTCCGTCGCGCCCGAGGCGTTCGCCGAGCAGATGGCGCTGCTCGGGGATCGCGGATTCACCCCGGTCGGCACGGCCGAGCTGGCGGCGGGGTGGCGCTTCGGCGCCGCCCTGCCCGCCCGGCCCGTCCTGATCACCTTCGACGACGGATACGAGGGCGTGCACCGGCACGCGCTGCCCGTGCTCGCCAAGCACGGTTTCGCCTCCACACTGTTCGTCTCGACGGGCTGGCTGCGCGGCGCGTACGACACCGGGGGCGGCCTCGACACGATGCTGAACTGGGACCAGGTGCGCGAACTCGCCGCCGGACAGGTCGAGATCGGCGGGCACAGCCACACGCACCCGCAGCTGGACCAGATCGACGACGACGCGCTCCGGTTCGAGGTGCGGCGCTGCCGGGAGATCGTCGCCGACGAACTGGGCGCCCTGCCCGGCTCGTTCGCGTACCCCTACGGCTACTCCAGCCGCCGGGTGCGCCGCGCGGTGCGGGATGCGGGATTCGCCCAGTCCCTCGCCGTCGGCAACGCCCTGGCGCGGCGACGGCAGGGCCCGTACGCCCTGGAACGCGTCACCGTGCGCCGCGGCACCGGTGTCGAGGAGTTCGAGCGGCTCGTCGAGGGCCGTGCGATCGCCCGCGCCTTCGCCCGGGACCGCGCCCTGACCAAGGGGTACGCCATCGTCCGAAGAGCACGACAGGTCCGCCGGAAGGCCATCCGTTCCCGTGTCTGA
- a CDS encoding lipopolysaccharide biosynthesis protein, giving the protein MSDTTTTAQASSPTTDTSEPRPGRRLRLPGRGRKGGGGGGNQLFRNAYALMLNTGISAVLGLGYWLIAARYYTDSAVGQGSAAIAAMKLLAGVTAVTLTGALARFIPVAGRSTGRLIFRTYAGSSVVVALAAGVFLLTLNLWGPSYRFLHGPLTGLGFVLAVIAWSLLTLQDGVLTGLRSALWVPVGNTVFSAVKLVLLIGLAAAIPTSGVFVSWVAAIALSVVPLGLLVFRRLVPRHIKATEDRAKPPSLREIGRFLAGDYTGSLFSLAVVYLVPVIVASQVSSSDNAYFYITTTIGGTVNLLAINMGASLTVEGSHDPARLAANTRAALKRMARIMLPVCGLLFLGAPFILHVFGEGYAHAATPLLRWFAVGALLRVVMETYFAVLRAQSRTSGLAYLQGLLCVLVLGLTVILLPRMGLTGAGVAEISSLAVIVSIAAPRLLKIVRHAPPAELPQGAAPDGDLADLGARDVPAAEPSEPKRPAWALDSDTLALGVHVDFDHQERRPDVRPGPGTPPSGTPTARPDQRPTWALRPQHLPTPVGLPVESREPGSEASLGPAQAPEVDGPFEAEGSADSTPPATPDTPRPVQDDPYPADSATPPPSLLDRLRHPSKPGVALACLLVSALLLYWVPALGLDDASLDRMGGLGLISVLPLPTLVGAALLITVFASLLWLNGEHKGLLLVTLLATVVSLHALPAVIETEPRFATAWQHLGFLDYIDRTGSAVPDLDARWSWPGFFAAAAFVARACGVGDLTEVIRWWPLTIQLLYLAPMFLLVRSLRASWRAKWTGIWIFVLSGWVGQDYFSPQGFTYLLYLAFVAVLLVWFRAPRVLWTKARPGEAEVEPTDRRQRAVLLMVLIGLFAASVPAHQLTPFVMLGVLAVLVLVGRSELRGLPILFAVVVSVWIGFMAEPYWSGHFNELFGGVGGVGSNVSTSVSGRIQGGSSTHKLVLYARVLLAGGVMAFACWGWWRRRDHKYRERSLLVLTFVPFLGFGMQSYGGEMALRVFMFALPGAALLAGLALFPRTGVTAKEREKDRASLAPLAALVAGLLLMGGFLVARWGNESFERIRPGEVAAMKYVYAHDDPTVRLLWLSNDTVNNVTPAMPWGTKDMEKVQYVPTLAPTDPVLVAGLVKSLKDAGPNSYLMINRSQVVYLQMDVGYSATWPARLIRSLDDRQDLRKVLVNGDATVYTLREQPAGSVPKADPGPIGPQVTWTPWSVVGALAAVALIVMLTAREIVRVAVRPGVRQLRWLQSSFWFSLPLLAVLLASLVQRFVTMK; this is encoded by the coding sequence GTGTCTGACACGACGACCACAGCACAGGCTTCCTCACCCACGACCGACACGTCCGAACCGCGGCCGGGGCGCCGGCTCCGCCTGCCCGGCCGGGGCCGCAAGGGCGGCGGAGGCGGCGGCAACCAGCTGTTCCGCAACGCCTACGCCCTGATGCTCAACACCGGTATCTCCGCGGTGCTCGGGCTCGGATACTGGCTGATCGCCGCCCGCTACTACACCGACTCGGCGGTCGGCCAGGGATCCGCGGCGATCGCCGCGATGAAGCTCCTCGCCGGCGTGACCGCGGTGACCCTGACGGGTGCCCTGGCCCGCTTCATCCCCGTCGCCGGGCGCTCCACCGGACGCCTCATCTTCCGCACGTACGCGGGCAGTTCGGTGGTCGTGGCACTGGCCGCCGGCGTCTTCCTGCTCACCCTGAACCTCTGGGGTCCCTCGTACCGCTTCCTGCACGGACCCCTCACCGGCCTCGGATTCGTCCTCGCGGTCATCGCCTGGTCGCTGCTGACCCTGCAGGACGGCGTGCTGACCGGGCTGCGCAGCGCGCTGTGGGTGCCGGTGGGCAACACCGTGTTCTCCGCGGTCAAGCTGGTGCTGCTCATCGGCCTCGCCGCCGCGATCCCGACCAGCGGTGTCTTCGTCTCCTGGGTCGCCGCGATCGCCCTGTCGGTCGTGCCGCTCGGACTGCTGGTCTTCCGGCGCCTGGTGCCCCGGCACATCAAGGCGACCGAGGACCGTGCCAAGCCGCCCTCCCTCAGGGAGATCGGCCGCTTCCTCGCGGGCGACTACACCGGCTCGCTGTTCTCGCTCGCCGTGGTCTACCTCGTCCCGGTGATCGTCGCCTCGCAGGTCAGCTCCTCCGACAACGCGTACTTCTACATCACCACGACGATCGGCGGCACGGTCAACCTGCTCGCCATCAACATGGGCGCCTCGCTGACCGTCGAGGGTTCGCACGACCCGGCGCGGCTCGCGGCGAACACCCGGGCCGCGCTCAAGCGGATGGCCCGGATCATGCTGCCGGTGTGCGGACTGCTGTTCCTCGGCGCGCCGTTCATCCTGCACGTCTTCGGTGAGGGATACGCGCACGCGGCGACTCCGCTGCTGCGCTGGTTCGCGGTCGGCGCGCTGCTGCGGGTCGTCATGGAGACCTACTTCGCGGTGCTGCGCGCGCAGAGCCGCACCTCCGGGCTCGCCTATCTGCAGGGCCTGCTGTGCGTCCTCGTGCTCGGCCTGACGGTGATCCTGCTGCCCCGCATGGGGCTGACGGGCGCGGGCGTCGCGGAGATCTCCAGCCTCGCGGTGATCGTGTCGATCGCGGCGCCCAGACTGCTCAAGATCGTGCGGCACGCGCCGCCCGCCGAACTGCCGCAGGGCGCGGCGCCGGACGGCGACCTCGCCGACCTCGGCGCGCGCGACGTACCCGCGGCCGAGCCCAGCGAGCCGAAGCGGCCCGCCTGGGCCCTCGACTCCGACACCCTCGCCCTCGGCGTCCACGTCGACTTCGACCACCAGGAGCGCCGCCCGGACGTACGCCCGGGGCCGGGCACTCCGCCCAGCGGAACGCCCACGGCGCGCCCGGACCAGCGTCCGACCTGGGCGTTGCGTCCACAGCACCTGCCGACGCCGGTGGGACTGCCGGTCGAGTCCCGCGAGCCGGGCTCCGAGGCGTCCCTGGGCCCGGCACAGGCTCCGGAGGTCGACGGCCCCTTCGAGGCGGAGGGCAGCGCGGACAGCACGCCTCCGGCGACGCCGGACACGCCACGACCGGTCCAGGACGACCCGTACCCGGCGGACAGCGCCACCCCGCCGCCGTCGCTGCTCGACCGTCTGCGCCACCCGTCCAAACCCGGCGTCGCACTCGCCTGTCTGCTGGTCTCCGCCCTGCTCCTCTACTGGGTCCCGGCACTCGGCCTCGACGACGCCTCCCTGGACCGGATGGGCGGCCTCGGCCTCATCTCCGTCCTGCCGCTGCCCACCCTCGTGGGCGCCGCCCTGCTGATCACGGTCTTCGCCTCGCTGCTCTGGCTGAACGGCGAGCACAAGGGACTGCTGCTCGTCACCCTGCTCGCCACCGTGGTGTCGCTGCACGCGCTGCCCGCGGTGATCGAGACCGAACCGCGGTTCGCGACGGCCTGGCAGCACCTCGGGTTCCTCGACTACATCGACCGGACCGGGTCGGCCGTGCCGGACCTAGACGCGCGCTGGAGCTGGCCCGGCTTCTTCGCGGCGGCCGCGTTCGTCGCCAGGGCCTGCGGTGTCGGCGACCTCACCGAGGTGATCCGCTGGTGGCCGCTGACCATACAACTCCTCTACCTGGCACCGATGTTCCTGCTCGTACGCTCACTGCGGGCGAGCTGGCGCGCCAAGTGGACCGGAATCTGGATCTTCGTCCTGAGCGGCTGGGTCGGCCAGGACTACTTCTCCCCGCAGGGCTTCACCTATCTGCTCTACCTCGCCTTCGTGGCGGTCCTCCTGGTGTGGTTCCGGGCACCGCGCGTGCTCTGGACGAAGGCGCGGCCGGGCGAGGCGGAGGTCGAGCCGACCGACCGGCGTCAGCGGGCCGTGCTGCTCATGGTGCTGATCGGCCTGTTCGCGGCGAGCGTCCCGGCCCATCAGCTCACCCCGTTCGTGATGCTGGGGGTGCTCGCGGTCCTCGTCCTCGTCGGCCGCTCCGAACTGCGCGGCCTGCCCATCCTGTTCGCGGTGGTGGTCTCCGTCTGGATCGGCTTCATGGCCGAGCCGTACTGGTCCGGGCACTTCAACGAACTGTTCGGCGGGGTCGGAGGGGTCGGCAGCAATGTGTCGACGTCCGTCTCCGGTCGTATCCAGGGCGGCAGTTCGACCCACAAACTCGTCCTCTACGCGCGCGTACTGCTGGCCGGCGGTGTGATGGCCTTCGCCTGCTGGGGCTGGTGGCGGCGGCGCGACCACAAGTACCGCGAGCGGTCGCTGCTGGTCCTCACCTTCGTGCCGTTCCTCGGTTTCGGCATGCAGTCGTACGGCGGCGAAATGGCGCTGCGCGTCTTCATGTTCGCCCTGCCGGGAGCGGCGCTGCTCGCCGGGCTCGCCCTGTTCCCGCGCACCGGTGTCACCGCGAAGGAGCGGGAGAAGGACCGGGCGAGCCTCGCACCGCTCGCCGCCCTCGTGGCGGGCCTGCTCCTGATGGGCGGCTTCCTGGTGGCCCGCTGGGGCAACGAGTCGTTCGAGCGGATCCGGCCGGGCGAGGTCGCGGCCATGAAGTACGTGTACGCGCACGACGACCCGACCGTCCGGCTGTTGTGGCTGAGCAATGACACCGTGAACAACGTGACGCCCGCGATGCCGTGGGGCACGAAGGACATGGAGAAGGTCCAGTACGTGCCCACGCTGGCGCCGACCGATCCGGTCCTGGTGGCGGGTCTGGTCAAGTCCCTCAAGGACGCGGGCCCGAACTCGTACCTCATGATCAACCGCAGTCAGGTGGTCTACCTCCAGATGGACGTCGGCTACTCGGCGACCTGGCCCGCACGGCTCATCCGCAGCCTCGACGACCGGCAGGACCTCAGGAAGGTCCTCGTCAACGGCGACGCGACGGTGTACACGCTGCGCGAGCAGCCCGCGGGGAGCGTCCCGAAGGCCGATCCCGGGCCGATCGGTCCGCAGGTGACCTGGACGCCGTGGTCGGTCGTCGGCGCCCTCGCGGCCGTGGCGCTCATCGTGATGCTGACCGCGCGGGAGATCGTCCGGGTCGCGGTGCGTCCGGGCGTGCGGCAGTTGCGGTGGCTGCAGAGCAGCTTCTGGTTCTCGCTGCCGCTGCTGGCGGTGTTGCTGGCCTCGCTGGTGCAGCGTTTCGTGACCATGAAGTGA
- a CDS encoding xylan 1,4-beta-xylosidase, whose product MGRHGWNSGAQRWRLTALLGVGVAALALVVTLLNTLPGDGASTAGTTRDGDKVHGTPATPPGTPQPAVGWGFTHTQFSADEGSDAATERVEGLLKKPSLPQNQHIMGWGAGNPEPSKGRYDFTEMDRRIDFVRGSGGTPVVTLCCSPDWMKGGRPGANHTNWSQASLETAPDRAHYKDYAELAATVARRYPDVRHFIVWNEFKGFWNNAEARWDYEGYTELYNLVYKALKKVDKDIMVGGPYLVMDSFDPRQKENASTTVKGTWGAMDQRVLDAFDYWNKHKAGADFVVVDGSSYTKDDELLPDEFAATEKLTAVGDWVRARTHGLPLWWAEYYVEPADGNDDRKGWSETHRVAVQAAGMIAMARGGATSGFYWNPEEEKGPGCAGCLWTPTDGADGGAALPVLDLVSRFSEAFGPGARYETVSVAADDVPNVRVLATDKAVLVVNTKDRPISAQVDGRRFAMGAYGVKWLTR is encoded by the coding sequence ATGGGACGTCATGGGTGGAATTCGGGGGCACAGCGGTGGCGGCTGACCGCGCTGCTCGGCGTGGGCGTGGCCGCTCTGGCCCTGGTGGTGACCCTGCTGAACACCTTGCCGGGGGACGGCGCGAGCACCGCGGGCACGACCCGCGACGGGGACAAGGTGCACGGCACACCGGCCACCCCGCCCGGGACGCCGCAGCCGGCGGTGGGCTGGGGCTTCACCCACACCCAGTTCAGCGCCGACGAGGGCAGCGACGCGGCCACCGAGCGCGTCGAGGGGCTGCTGAAGAAGCCGTCGCTGCCGCAGAACCAGCACATCATGGGCTGGGGCGCCGGCAATCCCGAGCCCTCAAAGGGCCGCTACGACTTCACCGAGATGGACCGCCGCATCGACTTCGTCCGCGGGTCCGGCGGCACGCCGGTCGTCACCCTGTGCTGCTCGCCCGACTGGATGAAGGGCGGCAGGCCCGGCGCGAACCACACGAACTGGAGCCAGGCGTCCCTGGAGACCGCGCCCGACCGCGCCCACTACAAGGACTACGCCGAGCTCGCCGCGACCGTCGCCAGGCGCTATCCGGACGTACGCCACTTCATCGTCTGGAACGAGTTCAAGGGCTTCTGGAACAACGCCGAGGCCCGCTGGGACTACGAGGGCTACACGGAGCTCTACAACCTGGTGTACAAGGCGCTGAAGAAGGTCGACAAGGACATCATGGTCGGCGGGCCCTATCTCGTCATGGACAGCTTCGACCCGCGCCAGAAGGAGAACGCGTCCACGACCGTGAAGGGCACCTGGGGCGCCATGGACCAGCGTGTCCTCGACGCGTTCGACTACTGGAACAAGCACAAGGCGGGCGCCGACTTCGTCGTCGTGGACGGCTCCAGCTACACCAAGGACGACGAACTGCTGCCCGACGAGTTCGCGGCCACCGAGAAGCTCACGGCCGTCGGCGACTGGGTGCGCGCGCGGACGCACGGCCTGCCGCTGTGGTGGGCCGAGTACTACGTCGAACCGGCCGACGGCAACGACGACCGCAAGGGCTGGTCCGAGACCCACCGCGTCGCCGTCCAGGCCGCCGGGATGATCGCGATGGCCCGCGGCGGTGCCACCTCCGGTTTCTACTGGAACCCGGAGGAGGAGAAGGGCCCCGGCTGCGCGGGCTGCCTGTGGACACCGACCGACGGTGCCGACGGGGGCGCGGCACTGCCCGTGCTCGACCTGGTCTCCCGCTTCAGTGAGGCGTTCGGACCGGGGGCCAGGTACGAGACGGTGTCCGTCGCCGCCGACGACGTGCCCAACGTGCGTGTCCTCGCCACCGACAAGGCCGTCCTCGTGGTGAACACCAAGGACCGGCCGATCAGCGCGCAGGTCGACGGCCGGAGGTTCGCCATGGGGGCGTACGGGGTGAAGTGGCTCACCCGGTGA
- a CDS encoding DUF5925 domain-containing protein produces the protein MSANPHDALPIRLNVDDSDSPSDVVDALFLGRFATGEQPHSHAANIDRVRSGATLLPPGARVLRSARDDDRSATLAEGDGWTLLVSRWNRGADITVTATSAELAEKVLDQATDGAADEPEPQPENVTMGFWYVSPRRGPHRTTRQISAGTWEEVRPNYTGPVADAMDTLMKTTPEDIAGRLLLLHGPPGTGKTSALRTLARSWRDWCQVDCVLDPERLFSDVGYLMDIAIGEEDGTGKGRWRLLLLEDCDELIRGEAKHTAGQALSRLLNLTDGLLGQGRNVLVGVTTNEDLERLHPAVVRPGRCLARIEVGPLTRSEAVGWLGTEEGVSREGATLAELYALRRGTTPTSVPDPRDGADAGLYL, from the coding sequence ATGTCTGCCAACCCACACGACGCACTGCCGATCCGGCTCAACGTCGACGACAGCGACTCGCCGTCGGATGTCGTCGACGCGCTGTTCCTCGGCCGCTTCGCGACGGGCGAGCAACCTCACTCGCACGCGGCGAACATCGACCGGGTACGGTCCGGGGCGACCCTGCTCCCACCGGGTGCCCGTGTACTGCGCTCCGCCCGCGACGACGACCGCAGCGCGACGCTGGCCGAGGGGGACGGCTGGACCCTCCTGGTGTCCCGCTGGAACCGGGGCGCGGACATCACGGTCACCGCGACCAGCGCCGAGCTGGCCGAGAAGGTCCTCGACCAGGCGACGGACGGCGCGGCGGACGAACCCGAACCGCAGCCGGAGAACGTGACGATGGGCTTCTGGTACGTGTCCCCGCGCCGCGGCCCGCACCGCACCACGCGGCAGATCTCCGCGGGCACGTGGGAGGAGGTCCGGCCGAACTACACCGGCCCGGTCGCCGACGCGATGGACACCCTGATGAAGACGACCCCGGAGGACATCGCGGGCAGGCTCCTGCTGCTGCACGGCCCGCCCGGCACCGGCAAGACGTCCGCGCTGCGGACCCTGGCCCGCTCCTGGCGGGACTGGTGCCAGGTGGACTGCGTCCTGGACCCCGAGCGGCTCTTCTCCGACGTCGGCTATCTGATGGACATCGCGATCGGCGAGGAGGACGGCACGGGCAAGGGCCGCTGGCGGCTGCTCCTGCTGGAGGACTGCGACGAACTGATCCGCGGCGAGGCGAAGCACACCGCGGGCCAGGCCCTCTCGCGCCTGCTCAATCTCACGGACGGTCTCCTCGGCCAGGGCCGCAACGTCCTGGTGGGGGTGACGACGAACGAGGACCTTGAGCGCCTGCACCCCGCCGTGGTCCGCCCCGGCCGCTGCCTCGCCCGGATCGAGGTCGGCCCGCTGACCCGCTCCGAGGCCGTCGGCTGGCTCGGCACGGAGGAGGGCGTCTCACGCGAGGGCGCCACCCTGGCCGAGCTGTACGCGCTCCGCCGGGGCACCACCCCGACCTCGGTCCCCGACCCACGGGACGGCGCGGACGCGGGGCTGTATTTGTAG
- a CDS encoding GntR family transcriptional regulator translates to MTLKIHIDEGAAPYEQVRAQISGQVRSGALPVGYKLPTVRGLAEELGLAANTVAKAYRALESDGVIETRGRNGTFVAAAGSAAEREAASAAQAYAERVRRLALTESAALDAVRDALRAAYDEGA, encoded by the coding sequence GTGACGCTGAAGATCCACATCGATGAGGGGGCCGCGCCCTACGAGCAGGTGCGCGCCCAGATCTCCGGGCAGGTCCGTTCCGGGGCGCTGCCGGTCGGCTACAAGCTGCCCACGGTACGGGGGCTGGCCGAGGAGCTGGGCCTCGCCGCGAACACGGTCGCCAAGGCGTACCGGGCGCTGGAGTCGGACGGGGTGATCGAGACGCGGGGCCGCAACGGCACGTTCGTGGCCGCCGCCGGTTCGGCGGCCGAGCGTGAGGCCGCGTCGGCCGCGCAGGCGTACGCCGAGCGCGTGCGGCGCCTCGCGCTGACCGAGTCCGCCGCGCTCGACGCCGTACGGGATGCCCTGCGGGCGGCCTACGACGAGGGGGCCTAG
- a CDS encoding GNAT family N-acetyltransferase, whose protein sequence is MTVIVDDLRPDDRRRTEGFARVRNRALPYVLYTPDSLAYDVTHAHPDAHYRPLVAEVDGEVVGTAQVGMAYDSPEPGQGYLNVYVDPDRTGRGAGSLLVRAAERHLAALGATRLFAWVLDEPDNRAFAERHGYRASRSAHFLRLDLSGGALPPRQDPPPGVELRAASDFADDPRPLFALDAETSTDEPGDIPHEFTDYQAWLRETWHHPLFRAELTTVALVDGRPAAFSAARTDGGTRYGTVMTGTAAAFRGRGLAKLAKNDSLHRARAAGCTEAFTGNDSGNGPMIAINKWFGYEICGTEVRHVRELG, encoded by the coding sequence ATGACTGTGATCGTGGACGACCTCCGCCCCGACGACCGGCGGCGGACCGAGGGCTTCGCCCGTGTCCGCAACCGGGCGCTCCCCTACGTGCTGTACACCCCCGACTCCCTCGCGTACGACGTCACCCACGCGCACCCCGACGCCCACTACCGCCCGCTGGTCGCCGAAGTGGACGGCGAGGTGGTCGGCACGGCCCAGGTCGGCATGGCGTACGACAGCCCGGAGCCGGGCCAGGGCTATCTCAACGTGTACGTCGACCCGGACCGTACGGGCCGGGGCGCGGGCTCACTCCTGGTGCGGGCCGCCGAGAGGCACCTCGCGGCCCTGGGCGCGACCAGGCTCTTCGCCTGGGTCCTGGACGAGCCGGACAACCGGGCGTTCGCCGAGCGGCACGGCTACCGCGCCAGCCGCTCCGCCCACTTCCTCCGCCTGGACCTGTCGGGCGGCGCCCTGCCGCCGCGTCAGGACCCGCCGCCGGGCGTGGAACTGCGCGCGGCATCGGACTTCGCCGACGACCCGCGCCCGCTGTTCGCCCTGGACGCGGAGACGTCGACCGACGAACCCGGTGACATCCCGCACGAGTTCACGGACTACCAGGCCTGGCTGCGGGAGACCTGGCACCACCCCCTGTTCCGTGCCGAACTGACCACGGTCGCACTCGTCGACGGCCGGCCGGCCGCCTTCAGCGCGGCCCGCACGGACGGCGGCACCCGCTACGGCACCGTGATGACGGGCACCGCCGCCGCCTTCCGCGGTCGCGGTCTCGCCAAACTCGCCAAGAACGACTCCCTGCACCGCGCCCGCGCCGCCGGCTGCACCGAGGCGTTCACCGGCAACGACAGCGGCAACGGGCCGATGATCGCGATCAACAAGTGGTTCGGGTACGAGATCTGCGGCACGGAGGTGCGCCATGTCCGCGAACTGGGCTGA
- a CDS encoding DUF402 domain-containing protein — MSANWADGLHRLEVVLVKSGRTKIRYPAELLHDDGTRVTVRAPWAAVGVRDFGFVRFEPGDVLTEHYWRDRWYAVKEVRDARGVRKGWYCDITRPATVSGGELVVEDLDLDLWRSADGTDVRRLDEDEFAASGLATSDPAAAAAALAALDTLELLARRGDFEALLD; from the coding sequence ATGTCCGCGAACTGGGCTGACGGCCTCCACCGTCTGGAGGTGGTCCTCGTCAAGTCCGGCCGCACGAAGATCCGTTACCCGGCCGAGCTGCTCCACGACGACGGCACCCGGGTCACCGTCCGCGCGCCGTGGGCGGCCGTCGGCGTCCGTGACTTCGGGTTCGTACGGTTCGAGCCGGGTGACGTCCTCACCGAGCACTACTGGCGGGACCGCTGGTACGCGGTGAAGGAGGTCCGTGACGCGCGGGGGGTGCGCAAGGGCTGGTACTGCGACATCACCCGTCCGGCCACCGTCTCGGGCGGCGAACTGGTCGTCGAGGACCTCGACCTGGACCTGTGGCGCTCCGCGGACGGCACGGACGTACGGCGCCTGGACGAGGACGAGTTCGCGGCGAGCGGCCTCGCGACCAGCGATCCGGCGGCAGCGGCCGCCGCGCTCGCCGCCCTCGACACCCTCGAGCTCCTGGCCCGCCGGGGCGACTTCGAGGCCCTGCTCGACTAG
- a CDS encoding GNAT family N-acetyltransferase, with translation MADASNEPGIRRAVASDVGAVKAVTDAAYHPYIARIGVVPQPMEADHAANVAAGRVFVTGGPGEGVAGLVVVEAHEDHLYLDSIAVRPDARGKGVGRRLLAFVEAHARELGLPEVRLFTNAMMWENRKIYPKYGYEVVGRRVDGPYDRVHYRKRLV, from the coding sequence GTGGCAGACGCTTCGAACGAACCGGGGATCCGTCGCGCCGTCGCTTCGGACGTGGGCGCGGTGAAGGCCGTGACCGACGCGGCGTACCACCCCTACATCGCGCGCATCGGGGTGGTGCCGCAGCCCATGGAGGCGGACCACGCGGCGAACGTGGCCGCGGGGCGGGTGTTCGTCACCGGCGGTCCCGGGGAGGGCGTGGCCGGCCTCGTGGTGGTCGAGGCGCACGAGGACCATCTGTACCTCGACAGCATCGCCGTCCGTCCCGACGCCCGGGGGAAGGGCGTCGGCCGACGGCTGCTGGCGTTCGTGGAAGCCCATGCGCGGGAGCTCGGGCTGCCCGAGGTCAGGCTCTTCACGAACGCGATGATGTGGGAGAACCGGAAGATCTATCCGAAGTACGGCTACGAGGTCGTCGGGCGTCGCGTGGACGGGCCGTACGACCGTGTCCACTACCGCAAGCGGCTCGTCTGA
- a CDS encoding cold-shock protein gives MVTATVREWRDEEGWGVLDSPETPGGCWGHFSNIQMEGFRTLSPGQRVDLQWEAPGFKQDGYDYRAVNIVPRSA, from the coding sequence ATGGTGACGGCGACTGTCCGCGAGTGGCGCGACGAGGAAGGGTGGGGCGTGCTCGACTCCCCCGAGACACCCGGCGGTTGCTGGGGCCACTTCTCGAACATCCAGATGGAAGGGTTCCGCACGCTGTCGCCGGGTCAGCGGGTGGACCTCCAGTGGGAAGCCCCTGGCTTCAAGCAAGACGGGTACGACTACCGGGCAGTGAACATCGTGCCTCGGTCCGCCTGA